The Pectobacterium wasabiae CFBP 3304 DNA segment AACCAATACTTATGTAATTACATTGTTTTTGAAGCCATGTCTCTTTTTAGCGACTATGGTTCGCATGAAGACCACACCGAATATTTTTATATCCCCATACATAAACAAGGTTCGGCATTGCTTTATTTTATGGCTTGCCACCAGTTTGATTTATCTGAACGCTGCTATCCATTTATAGTTGATGGTTTAAAAAGTACAATTATAGATGACTTTAAGGATCTAGAAATACAAAAACTAGGTATATTAGCGATTGAAATGCTTGCAAGTGAACATAACCAGACCATCGATTGGGATTCTATGGAAATTCCTTTTGATCGCTTTTATCGCGATTTCGTTAAGGAAGTTTTATATTCAACAGATGAAAAGGTATTAACAGATTGGCTCAACGCACTTTGTGATAATCATTTAAAGTGGTCCGCTCGTTCTGAGCTTATTGAGAATGAATCGCCGCTTTTGGGCTATGAAATATCAGAAGACTATCAACTCCTATGGCCATTTGAATACCAGGCTGTGAAGAACTTTCGTGCTAAACATGGGTTAAGCACCCCTGAGATTGATCATCCGTTACTCAATACGCCAATGGCAATCGATCACCGTCCCGACTTTAGCCAATGGCAAGCCCCGGAATGGTTTTATCCATTACTCGATAAACTGATTACTATTAATCCGAAAATATCCTTTGTCAGAGATCTCTTCAAATAACGAGTTTCCAGTCATAGAAAACATAGGGAGTAATATGAATCGAGAAGCGAATGATGGCAACCAACGTTAATATATCGTGCATTAACCGCAGAGTGGTGAGAGCCACTATCAAAGTGGTCAATACAGCGCCGCCTTCCCCGCATTTTTGGGACTTCTTTGAAGTCAAAATCATGGCTATGGATACTAAAGGTCTGACACCATTGGAACAAGATGAGGGGAATCTGTCAGAAATTAAGAAGGACGGAATTGCTATAATAAAACATGCACAAATTTCTAATTGTAGGAGTTTTCAGTAATGAAGACATTCAAAGACACTCAGAATTATTATAATGAAAACAATAGTTCACTTGACCCTAATGAATATTTATCATCATTAAAAGATTTTGACAGATTCATTCTTGAGCCTACAGATACACCAACGGATGCATTTGTAAATTCAATGGCATTTTTTGATATAGTGTCGCCGCGATATGCTTTTTATTATGCGTGGTTAATAAATTTTAAAGAGAGAATAGATAATCAATATTTATGTGACTCAATTGCATATTATGCCATGTCACTTTTTAGTGATTACGGTTCACATAGCAAACATGTTGAGTATTTTGATAATCCATTATTTAAACAAGGGATTGGGCTACTTACCTTCATGGCATGTGAAAAATTTGAAGTAGTTAATAATTGTTATCCGTTTATCATTGATGGATTGAATACAATGCCAGCAGGTGATTTAGGAGAAATCCCTCCCCAACGTTTAGCGGTTCTTGCAGTTGAGATGTTAGCAAGCGAGCGTGATCAAGTCATCGACTGGGATTCAATGACAATACCCTTCGATCACTTTTATAGAGATTTTGTCAGAGAGGCTTTATATTCAAAAAATGAAAATTTAGTTAAAGAATGGTTGGTTGCATTATGCGATAACCACGTGCACTGGAGTGCAAGACCTACTCTTGTTGAAGAAGAGGTTGACTATATGGGATATGAAATTGAGGAACCACATTTACTCCTATGGCCATTTGAATACCAGGCTGTGAAGAATTTCCGTGCTAAACATGGGTTAAGTACCCCAGAGATTGATCATCCGTTACTCAATACGCCAATGGCAATCGATCACCGTCCCGACTTTAGCCAATGGCAAGCGCCGAAATGGTTTTATCCATTACTTGATAAACTGATTGCTATTAATCCGAAAATATCCTTTGTCAGGGATCTCTTCAAATAATAAATCCTCAGTCATAGGGAACATAGAGGTGATATGAGGCTGACTGAATAAATTTATGAAAGCATTACCGTTACCGCCGGGCCGACTTTGTTCATACAGCTATTGAATATTTGCATGACAATTTCTAACCTTTAATGACCTACAGGAATATTCCTGAATCTAAATAATCCTGCATAATACCGCTACACTCGATGGAAGGTTTGTAGCACAAGGTGTTAGAGGTTTCTCACCATTAAATGCCCGTCTGGTAAGGCTTAACCATCACGCGTGATGATTTGCAAAGTAATTACTGTATATTCAACCAGCAACCTACTATTTCACAAAGCTATATAGTCTGGAATAAGCTATCAGCCAAAACTATGAGAGGGTTGATGAAATTAGGCGGGACAACGAGAGATTGCAATACATCAACAAAAACAAATAAAATCAATTAAATATACAATGGCATGTTAATTAAATCAGATAGAGAAAAGTGTATATGGTAGTAATTTATCAAGATCAGCACATCATGGTGGTGAATAAGCCCAGCGGGCTGCTGTCGGTTCCCGGCCGTGCGCCAGAAAACAAAGACAGCGTCATGAGCCGTATTCAGGCTGACTACCCCACGGCCGAATCTGTTCATCGTCTGGATATGGCAACCAGCGGCGTGATTGCCGTTGCACTCACAAAAGCTGCCGAGCGCGAATTAAAGCGCCAGTTTCGCGAGCGTGAACCTAAGAAATGCTACCTTGCCCGCGTCTGGGGACATATGGCGCAGGATGAAGGCGTTATCGATCTGCCACTGATCTGCGACTGGCCGAACCGCCCGAAACAGAAAGTCTGCTTTGAAACAGGAAAATCAGCACAGACGGAGTATCAGGTACTCTCGCGTGACGATGACGGTACGACACGCGTCAAGCTGATGCCGATTACCGGTCGTTCTCATCAACTGCGCGTCCACCTGCTCGCACTCGGCCACCCTATCCTCGGCGATGGCTTTTACGCACATCCCGATGCCAAAGCGATGGCCCCCCGCCTTTTACTGCATGCACAAGAGTTAGCGATCACACACCCAGCGTTCAATACCCCGATGCACTTTCGTTGTGAGGCGGATTTCTGAGGCAAACGCGCTAGCGGAATTTCCACATTATATTCAGCATGAACGGTTAAGAGATAAAGCATAAGAGAAGTGAGAAAGAAGAGGAAGGATGCGGATTATTTTGCCCGATTCGCACCTTTTAACAGTTCATAGGCGGCTTGAATATCCTGCGCTTTGCGTTTGGCCATCTCCATCATTCTCGGTGAAAGCTTCTTCGCGACCAGCTTATCGGGATGATGTTCGCTCATGAGTTTACGGTAAGCGCGTTTAATCGTTGCGGCATCATCGCTGCTGCGCACCCCCAAAGTACGGCAGGCACTTTCAACCGTTGGCCCACACGGCACCGACGCTGGGCGTTGACCACCATAAGAGTGTCCGTTGGAATAACCGCCATTGGAATAACTACTGCTGCGCCGCTGATGTGATTTGCCATTCTGTCGTGACTGGTTTTGCCGAGACTGCTGCCCCGTGGGGCTTTCCATATTCCGCAAAAAGAACTCAAACTGCTCACGCGTCACGCCCAGTTCATCCGCAATAACATACAGCACACGGCGCTCATTTGGGTGTAGAACACCATCGACAAACGCGACCTGAAGCTGAATTTCCAGAAACATCTTAATTAAATCAAAACGCCCCAGACAGGCATCACGCAGCTTGCGCAATCTTATTCGCAAAGGGAAATGGCCAGCTTTTCCCTCGCGGAAAGCCCGTTGGGCAGCAGTTCTAGCCTCACCAAACAGCTCAAGGCGATCCATCATTTTGGTCGCGATCTTGATGTCAGCTTCCGTCACCCGGCCTTTGGATTTGGTCAGATGCCCCATCGCCTGAAAGGTCGTGAGAAAGAACAGTGACTGACGGGTAGACTGAGCGGAGAAATAATCACGGCGACGCGATGCCTGGACTCTGTCAATCCAATGCCCCATCAGTAAACCCATGATCACTCCCCAGATGCCAACGCTTGAGGCAATTCCCAGCGCCAACCCCAGCAACTTTCCCCAATACCGCATATACTCCTCAAATCCTCATGCCGTCAGCCAAAAATTGCTTTATCATACCTGTCATTTATCTTTGCACCTAACGGCGGTGCGTATATAAGCGGTGGGGATTTAACACTGGCGCAACGCTAACGAGTGATATAGTCTCTGACCGTTTGCCGACATGATGCCCCTGATGACGGAACACCCGATAACACGTATGAAAAAAAGTTTCCCAACTCTGCTGGCCACTCTGGTTTGGTCGGCGCTTTACAGCCAGCACGCGCTGGCCGATCTCGCTGAACAGTGCATGCTGGGTGTACCCACGTACAACAGGCCGCTGGTAACAGGCGATCCCAATCAGTTGCCGGTCAATATTCAGGCCGACAAAACCGAAGCCAATTATCCCGACAACGCCAAATTCATCGGCAATGTTAACATCCAGCAGGGCAACAGC contains these protein-coding regions:
- the rluA gene encoding bifunctional tRNA pseudouridine(32) synthase/23S rRNA pseudouridine(746) synthase RluA; amino-acid sequence: MVVIYQDQHIMVVNKPSGLLSVPGRAPENKDSVMSRIQADYPTAESVHRLDMATSGVIAVALTKAAERELKRQFREREPKKCYLARVWGHMAQDEGVIDLPLICDWPNRPKQKVCFETGKSAQTEYQVLSRDDDGTTRVKLMPITGRSHQLRVHLLALGHPILGDGFYAHPDAKAMAPRLLLHAQELAITHPAFNTPMHFRCEADF
- the djlA gene encoding co-chaperone DjlA, which encodes MRYWGKLLGLALGIASSVGIWGVIMGLLMGHWIDRVQASRRRDYFSAQSTRQSLFFLTTFQAMGHLTKSKGRVTEADIKIATKMMDRLELFGEARTAAQRAFREGKAGHFPLRIRLRKLRDACLGRFDLIKMFLEIQLQVAFVDGVLHPNERRVLYVIADELGVTREQFEFFLRNMESPTGQQSRQNQSRQNGKSHQRRSSSYSNGGYSNGHSYGGQRPASVPCGPTVESACRTLGVRSSDDAATIKRAYRKLMSEHHPDKLVAKKLSPRMMEMAKRKAQDIQAAYELLKGANRAK